A single Actinomadura algeriensis DNA region contains:
- a CDS encoding TetR/AcrR family transcriptional regulator, giving the protein MPRTVDKQARRRDVADALFRIAAREGLDGVSMRTVATEAGFSLGAVQRYFQTKDEMLRFAFEQAADAARARLAAIRAAPEGGGFPEGLRRAMLGYLPADESRLAEARIWAAFHAEAAVRPAFADALNELDAEARADLRTAIAVAQETGELPSDRPPGELAELILVLLDGLWWSAVRRPPGAPLTAQRGVIDTAIAMLTAS; this is encoded by the coding sequence GTGCCGAGGACGGTGGACAAGCAGGCCCGCCGCCGCGACGTCGCGGACGCGCTGTTCCGCATCGCCGCGCGGGAAGGGCTGGACGGCGTCAGCATGCGGACGGTCGCGACCGAGGCGGGATTCTCGCTCGGCGCGGTGCAGCGTTACTTCCAGACCAAGGACGAGATGCTGCGGTTCGCGTTCGAACAGGCGGCGGACGCCGCGCGGGCGCGGCTCGCCGCGATCCGGGCCGCGCCCGAGGGCGGGGGGTTCCCCGAGGGGCTGCGCCGGGCGATGCTCGGGTACCTACCGGCGGACGAGAGCCGGCTCGCCGAGGCCCGCATCTGGGCGGCGTTCCACGCCGAGGCGGCCGTCCGGCCCGCGTTCGCCGACGCCCTCAACGAACTCGACGCCGAGGCCCGCGCGGACCTGCGGACGGCGATCGCCGTCGCGCAGGAGACGGGCGAGCTGCCGTCCGACCGGCCCCCCGGGGAACTGGCCGAACTGATCCTCGTCCTGCTCGACGGCCTGTGGTGGAGCGCGGTCCGGCGCCCGCCCGGCGCTCCGCTCACCGCCCAGCGCGGCGTGATCGACACGGCGATCGCGATGCTCACCGCGTCCTGA
- a CDS encoding NACHT domain-containing protein, with the protein MVGSVGGDVTVGVDPRARTDAAVRRLAEAVRHQWTAEAKILTPRAPERLRLAWASTGRPVRPAGAARDDLRGDVSVLAARFRDLPVRHLVVLGAPGSGKTVLAIRLLLDLLAPDRPGEPVPVLLPLSSWNPKTPLNVWVARRLAEDHPFLDRRMAERLVTEWRVMLLLDGLDELAPHLRALAINAIDRQLDDERPLILTCRSTEYETTVRENGGLMTRAAVVEIEPVETGDAIGYLRAAALDGDGRWNAILAHLRTAPDGPLGTALSTPLMVELLRTAYKSSGTNPAELLDADAFPSRKAIESHLIDRFIPAAYADVHRPMYDAEQAGRWLTFLARMMRRRDSRDISWWAIWSLAAELLPAVPFVLIGSGVMGSIFGPAGGVQAAFMLALVVLISRIPRHEHASVHDLALAEPMALLKHLRNRSAVWACLVAVLAGLGVGTWFGLGLGASVRKTVAYALLMAALFTIGTVTSTDWGTFLVSRWWFALTRRLPFRLVNFVQDAHGRGVLRQVGAAYQFRHALVQDRLADGVSPSTDPMDTVTVPRSILPMVRVGALVLGMITVAMVVASPPGRADLVYRSGTRPTIAAEVGCTPQVCARVEYPVWTLPPGATRTTEFSVDDPYGQFLFGALEEFPEVAGGCDGAFIEFTAVAGGTMVGRATLRSHRVFAEQTILTDRKVPDHATTLTATFERVDDSPCSAEVDWRLSAISYDHLLDVRKYLRS; encoded by the coding sequence GTGGTCGGTTCGGTGGGCGGCGACGTCACCGTGGGCGTGGATCCGCGGGCCCGGACGGACGCAGCGGTGCGGCGCCTCGCGGAGGCGGTTCGGCACCAGTGGACGGCCGAGGCCAAGATCCTCACCCCGCGCGCGCCCGAACGGCTGCGGCTCGCCTGGGCGAGCACGGGCCGTCCCGTCCGGCCCGCGGGGGCGGCCCGCGACGACCTGCGCGGCGACGTCTCCGTACTGGCCGCGCGGTTCCGCGACCTCCCGGTGCGGCACCTGGTCGTGCTGGGCGCGCCGGGCTCGGGCAAGACGGTGCTGGCGATCCGCCTGCTGCTCGACCTGCTCGCCCCCGACCGGCCGGGCGAACCGGTCCCGGTCCTGTTGCCACTGTCGTCCTGGAACCCGAAAACGCCGCTGAACGTCTGGGTGGCGCGGCGGCTCGCCGAGGACCATCCCTTTCTCGACCGAAGAATGGCCGAGCGACTCGTCACCGAGTGGCGGGTCATGCTCCTCCTGGACGGCCTGGACGAGCTGGCCCCGCATCTGCGGGCGCTCGCGATCAACGCCATCGACCGTCAGCTGGACGATGAGCGACCGCTCATCCTGACCTGCCGCAGTACGGAGTACGAGACCACCGTCAGGGAGAACGGCGGCCTCATGACCCGGGCGGCGGTCGTCGAGATCGAGCCCGTTGAGACCGGGGACGCCATCGGCTACCTGCGGGCGGCCGCGCTCGACGGTGACGGCCGATGGAACGCGATACTCGCGCACCTGCGGACGGCGCCGGACGGACCGCTCGGCACGGCACTGTCGACGCCGCTGATGGTGGAGCTGCTGCGCACCGCCTACAAGTCGTCCGGAACGAACCCGGCCGAGTTGCTCGACGCCGACGCTTTCCCGTCCCGGAAAGCGATCGAGTCGCACTTGATCGACCGGTTCATTCCCGCCGCCTACGCGGACGTCCACCGCCCGATGTACGACGCGGAGCAGGCAGGGCGATGGCTCACCTTTCTCGCCCGCATGATGCGGCGGCGCGACAGCCGGGACATTTCCTGGTGGGCGATCTGGTCGCTCGCCGCCGAGCTGCTGCCCGCAGTGCCGTTCGTACTGATCGGCTCTGGCGTCATGGGCTCGATCTTCGGTCCGGCAGGTGGCGTCCAAGCAGCTTTCATGCTCGCGTTGGTCGTGCTCATATCGCGTATCCCGCGTCACGAGCACGCCTCCGTCCATGACCTGGCTCTGGCCGAGCCGATGGCGTTGCTGAAGCACCTGCGGAACAGGTCGGCCGTCTGGGCATGCTTGGTGGCGGTCTTGGCGGGGCTCGGCGTCGGAACCTGGTTCGGTCTCGGGCTGGGCGCCAGCGTGAGGAAGACGGTCGCGTACGCGTTGCTGATGGCGGCGCTGTTCACCATCGGCACGGTGACGAGCACGGATTGGGGCACTTTCCTCGTGTCGCGCTGGTGGTTCGCGCTGACGAGGCGGCTTCCGTTCAGATTGGTGAACTTCGTCCAAGACGCTCATGGTCGAGGTGTTCTGCGACAGGTGGGGGCGGCGTACCAATTCCGGCACGCGCTCGTGCAGGACCGTTTGGCCGACGGCGTGAGCCCGTCAACGGATCCCATGGACACGGTGACCGTGCCGCGGTCGATTCTGCCCATGGTGAGGGTGGGGGCACTGGTGTTGGGCATGATCACGGTGGCGATGGTGGTGGCCTCCCCGCCCGGACGGGCGGATCTCGTCTACCGGTCGGGCACTCGGCCGACGATCGCCGCCGAAGTCGGCTGCACCCCCCAGGTCTGTGCCCGGGTCGAGTATCCCGTCTGGACCCTGCCACCTGGTGCGACCAGGACAACGGAGTTCTCTGTGGACGACCCGTACGGCCAGTTCCTGTTCGGTGCGCTCGAAGAGTTCCCCGAAGTCGCCGGCGGCTGCGACGGTGCGTTCATCGAATTCACCGCCGTCGCCGGAGGAACGATGGTCGGGCGGGCCACGCTGCGCAGCCATCGCGTCTTCGCCGAACAGACGATCTTGACCGATCGGAAGGTGCCAGACCATGCCACGACCCTGACGGCGACCTTCGAGCGCGTCGATGACTCTCCATGCTCGGCCGAGGTGGACTGGCGTTTGTCCGCGATCAGCTATGACCACCTCCTTGACGTCCGAAAGTACTTGCGCTCGTAG
- a CDS encoding aminoglycoside phosphotransferase family protein, with protein MAGWTIVDELARNAVNTWGDVGRRWLDGLPRLVKEVARDWRLDVGKTFDLSFHWVAAVRREDGTAAVLKLGPAGPGHLAHEAAALEVFGGRGAVRLLAYDAGRGALLLERADPGTMLRDLFPERDGDATDALVEVMRRLHRPAPPDHGLPAVAAEGAAFAGHLRRYPGDDPLPRYLVERAGRLFGELCADSDERFVLHGDLHHDNVLRGGREPWLAIDPHGLVGDRGYEIGPVLYNPDPGERDERLLDLVPARVERLADGLGMPVERAVAWGFVSCVLSEVWEAQGGEPGTRALDVARLLLPRLS; from the coding sequence ATGGCAGGGTGGACGATCGTGGACGAACTCGCGCGGAACGCCGTGAACACGTGGGGCGACGTGGGGCGGCGGTGGCTGGACGGACTGCCGCGGCTGGTGAAGGAGGTCGCGCGCGACTGGCGGCTGGACGTCGGGAAGACGTTCGACCTGAGCTTCCACTGGGTCGCGGCCGTGCGGCGGGAGGACGGGACGGCGGCGGTGCTGAAGCTCGGGCCGGCCGGACCGGGGCACCTGGCGCACGAGGCCGCCGCGCTCGAGGTCTTCGGCGGGCGCGGCGCGGTGCGGCTGCTCGCCTACGACGCGGGGCGCGGTGCGCTGCTGCTGGAGCGGGCCGACCCGGGGACGATGCTGCGGGACCTGTTCCCGGAGCGCGACGGCGACGCGACGGACGCGCTCGTCGAGGTCATGCGGCGCCTGCACCGGCCCGCGCCGCCGGACCACGGGCTTCCGGCGGTCGCGGCGGAGGGCGCCGCGTTCGCCGGGCATCTGCGCCGGTACCCCGGGGACGATCCGCTCCCGCGGTACCTGGTGGAGCGGGCCGGGCGGCTGTTCGGCGAACTGTGCGCGGACTCGGACGAACGGTTCGTCCTGCACGGGGACCTGCACCACGACAACGTCCTGCGGGGCGGCCGGGAGCCGTGGCTCGCGATCGACCCGCACGGCCTCGTGGGCGACCGCGGTTACGAGATCGGGCCGGTGCTCTACAACCCCGATCCCGGGGAACGGGACGAACGGTTGCTCGACCTCGTGCCCGCGCGGGTCGAGCGGCTCGCCGACGGGCTCGGGATGCCGGTGGAGCGTGCCGTGGCGTGGGGGTTCGTGTCGTGCGTCCTGTCGGAGGTGTGGGAGGCGCAGGGCGGCGAGCCGGGGACCCGGGCACTGGACGTCGCGCGCCTGCTTCTACCGAGACTGTCCTGA
- a CDS encoding DUF2804 domain-containing protein produces MREREIVRPVELCLPDGRLNPAAVGWTRRPLHRANLRGWGRAKRWEYWGIVTPRHIVGLVASSLDYAGVHGVYVLDRETGEELGRDAVVPFAFGASFPDRSGEGTAQTRGGGVAVGTREEPDGTRLRALAPAIGVDLDLTVPRPDGHESLGVVVPWSAKRFQYTVKDVGRPVHGTLRLPSGVVEVTADDSFAVLDHGRGKWPYRMTWNWAAAAAPGLALQLGGQWTDGTGMTENALFVGGRLHKIGDELDWAYDRTDWLRPWTITGERVRAEFHPFHEKIAKTELGVVGSETHQCFGTFTGSARTDDGAWVDLGGLTGWAEEARQRW; encoded by the coding sequence ATGCGCGAGCGAGAGATCGTCCGGCCCGTCGAGCTGTGCCTGCCCGACGGGCGCCTGAACCCCGCCGCCGTCGGCTGGACGCGCCGCCCCCTGCACCGCGCGAACCTGCGCGGATGGGGCCGCGCCAAGCGGTGGGAGTACTGGGGGATCGTCACGCCGCGCCACATCGTCGGGCTCGTCGCGTCCTCGCTCGACTACGCGGGCGTCCACGGCGTGTACGTCCTCGACCGCGAGACCGGCGAGGAGCTCGGCCGGGACGCGGTCGTCCCGTTCGCGTTCGGCGCGTCCTTCCCCGACCGCAGCGGCGAGGGCACCGCGCAGACGCGCGGCGGCGGCGTCGCGGTCGGCACCCGCGAGGAACCGGACGGCACCCGGCTGCGGGCCCTCGCGCCCGCGATCGGCGTCGACCTCGACCTCACGGTCCCGCGCCCGGACGGGCACGAGTCGCTCGGCGTCGTCGTCCCGTGGAGCGCGAAGCGCTTCCAGTACACGGTGAAGGACGTGGGCCGTCCCGTCCACGGTACGCTGCGGCTCCCGTCCGGCGTCGTCGAGGTGACGGCGGACGACTCGTTCGCCGTCCTCGACCACGGGCGCGGCAAGTGGCCCTACCGGATGACGTGGAACTGGGCCGCGGCCGCCGCGCCCGGCCTCGCCCTGCAGCTCGGCGGCCAGTGGACCGACGGCACCGGTATGACGGAGAACGCCCTGTTCGTCGGCGGCCGCCTGCACAAGATCGGCGACGAGCTCGACTGGGCCTACGACCGCACCGACTGGCTCCGCCCCTGGACGATCACCGGCGAGCGCGTGCGCGCCGAGTTCCACCCGTTCCACGAGAAGATCGCGAAGACCGAGCTGGGCGTCGTCGGCAGCGAGACCCACCAGTGCTTCGGCACGTTCACCGGCAGTGCCCGCACCGACGACGGCGCCTGGGTCGACCTCGGCGGCCTCACCGGCTGGGCCGAGGAGGCCCGCCAGCGCTGGTGA
- the hpnC gene encoding squalene synthase HpnC, protein MITDSPWNVEKHDRSLARLAARENFPVAARLLPRRLRADLLAVYGFARLVDDIGDEAPEAQRGKLLELVDDDLDRVYAGVPPELPQLRRLARTVHARSIPDGPFRRLVHANRQDQTVHRYGTWDELVAYCRLSADPVGRIVLHVFGAADRGLEEASDRVCTALQVIEHCQDVGEDFRRGRVYLPAEDLRRFGCTDGDLGRTRTPTRLRGVVALEAARARDLLDRGAPPLMAGLTGWARIAVAGYAAGGRAALAGLERGRYDVLARAPRPGRAALLAGWARALERGGR, encoded by the coding sequence GTGATCACTGATTCGCCCTGGAACGTCGAAAAGCACGACCGGTCGCTGGCGCGGCTCGCGGCGCGGGAGAACTTCCCGGTGGCGGCGCGGCTGCTGCCCCGGCGGCTCCGGGCCGATCTGCTGGCGGTGTACGGGTTCGCCCGGCTCGTCGACGACATCGGCGACGAGGCGCCGGAGGCGCAGCGCGGCAAGCTGCTGGAACTCGTGGACGACGACCTCGACCGCGTGTACGCGGGCGTGCCGCCGGAACTGCCGCAGCTGCGCAGGCTGGCGCGGACCGTCCACGCGCGGTCGATCCCGGACGGGCCGTTCCGGCGGCTCGTCCACGCGAACCGGCAGGACCAGACCGTCCACCGGTACGGGACGTGGGACGAGCTGGTCGCCTACTGCAGGCTGTCGGCGGATCCGGTGGGGCGGATCGTCCTGCACGTGTTCGGCGCGGCGGATCGGGGGCTGGAGGAGGCGTCCGACCGGGTCTGCACGGCGCTGCAGGTGATCGAGCACTGCCAGGACGTCGGGGAGGACTTCCGGCGGGGCCGGGTGTACCTGCCCGCCGAGGATCTGCGGCGGTTCGGCTGCACGGACGGCGACCTGGGGCGGACGAGGACGCCGACGCGGCTGCGGGGCGTCGTGGCGCTGGAGGCGGCGCGGGCGCGCGACCTGCTGGACCGGGGGGCGCCGCCGCTGATGGCGGGGCTGACGGGGTGGGCGCGGATCGCCGTGGCGGGATACGCGGCCGGGGGGCGCGCGGCGCTCGCCGGGTTGGAGCGGGGCCGTTACGACGTGCTGGCGCGCGCGCCGCGTCCGGGGCGGGCGGCCCTGTTGGCCGGTTGGGCACGCGCACTGGAGAGGGGTGGGCGATGA
- the hpnD gene encoding presqualene diphosphate synthase HpnD — protein MTVSEACERSERVVEAYRHCERVVRAEARNFGYGIRLMPVPKRRAMSAVYAFARGVDDIGDGPEPACVRLDLLDRSRGRIASVRDVLEGRADAALLEGHPVLTALADAAARYPIPLEAFDELIDGCESDVRGADYETFDDLLRYCRQVAGTVGRLSLAIFGSQGRLRAEALADSLGIALQLTNILRDLREDRLAGRVYIPTEDLKRFDCTLELDDSGKFVDPPWRLNQLVVFQAERARTWYAEGLRLLPLLDRRSAACTAAMAGIYRRLLDDIAARPATALNTRASLPTWQKAVVAARALTGVER, from the coding sequence ATGACGGTCTCGGAGGCGTGCGAGCGGTCCGAGCGTGTGGTGGAGGCGTATCGGCACTGCGAGCGGGTGGTGCGTGCGGAGGCCCGCAACTTCGGCTACGGCATCCGGCTGATGCCCGTCCCGAAGCGGCGGGCGATGAGCGCCGTCTACGCGTTCGCGCGGGGGGTCGACGACATCGGGGACGGGCCGGAGCCGGCGTGCGTGCGGCTCGACCTGCTGGACCGGTCGCGGGGCCGGATCGCGTCGGTGCGGGACGTGCTGGAGGGACGCGCGGACGCGGCGCTGCTGGAGGGGCATCCGGTGCTGACGGCGCTCGCGGACGCGGCGGCCCGCTACCCGATCCCGCTGGAGGCGTTCGACGAGCTGATCGACGGCTGCGAGAGCGACGTGCGGGGCGCGGACTACGAGACGTTCGACGACCTGCTGCGGTACTGCCGCCAGGTGGCGGGGACGGTCGGCCGGCTGAGCCTGGCGATCTTCGGGTCGCAGGGGCGGCTGCGGGCGGAGGCGCTCGCGGACTCCCTCGGCATCGCGTTGCAGCTCACCAACATCCTGCGGGACCTGCGGGAGGACCGGCTCGCGGGCCGCGTCTACATCCCCACCGAGGACCTGAAGCGGTTCGACTGCACGCTCGAGCTGGACGATTCGGGCAAGTTCGTCGATCCGCCGTGGCGGCTGAACCAGCTGGTGGTGTTCCAGGCGGAGCGCGCGCGGACCTGGTACGCGGAGGGGCTGCGGCTGCTTCCGCTGCTGGACCGCCGCAGCGCCGCCTGCACCGCCGCCATGGCGGGGATCTACCGGCGGCTGCTGGACGACATCGCGGCCCGTCCGGCGACCGCGCTGAACACCCGCGCGTCCCTGCCGACCTGGCAGAAGGCGGTCGTGGCGGCGCGCGCGCTGACGGGGGTGGAGCGGTGA
- the hpnE gene encoding hydroxysqualene dehydroxylase HpnE, whose amino-acid sequence MSVVIVGGGLAGISAAIALRESGVPVTLLEARPWLGGATHSFDRGELSVDNGQHVFLRCCTAYQGLLQRLGADHLVDVQDRFDVTVLRPGARAARLTRSRLPGPLHLLPALAGYPHLTPGERLRAVRAAAALRRLDPGDARLDRIAAGPWLASRGQARWAREALWGLFITAALNAEVDDAALGLSALVCRRALFGRADAADIGVPVVPLDELHGGPALRRIAEMGGTVRLKAKVEAVTTDPKVVVDGVPIAADAVIVAVPHDAAAKVLPAEALPDPLRWRELDSSPIVNVHVVYDRPVMGEPFAAAVGSPAQWIFDRTGVSGLRDGQYLAVSLSAADRWIDRPTAELRDRFVPELARLLPAARGARVRELFVTRERRATFRQRPGSGAVRPAAATRAPGLFLAGAWTDTGWPDTMEGAVRSGLTAARLVRRHLEGVRDR is encoded by the coding sequence GTGAGCGTGGTCATCGTGGGCGGCGGGCTGGCCGGGATCAGCGCCGCGATAGCCCTGCGAGAATCGGGCGTCCCGGTGACGCTGCTGGAGGCGCGGCCGTGGCTGGGCGGCGCCACGCACTCGTTCGACCGGGGCGAGCTGAGCGTCGACAACGGGCAGCACGTGTTCCTGCGCTGCTGCACCGCCTACCAGGGGCTGCTGCAGCGGCTCGGCGCCGACCACCTCGTGGACGTCCAGGACCGGTTCGACGTGACGGTGCTGCGGCCCGGCGCGCGGGCGGCGCGGCTGACGCGGTCGCGGCTGCCCGGCCCGCTGCACCTGCTGCCCGCCCTCGCCGGGTACCCGCATCTGACGCCCGGCGAGCGGCTGCGGGCGGTGCGCGCGGCGGCGGCGCTGCGGCGGCTCGACCCCGGCGACGCGCGGCTCGACCGGATCGCGGCCGGACCGTGGCTGGCGTCGCGGGGGCAGGCGCGGTGGGCGCGCGAGGCGCTGTGGGGGCTGTTCATCACGGCGGCGCTCAACGCGGAGGTGGACGACGCCGCGCTGGGGCTGTCGGCGCTGGTGTGCCGCCGCGCGCTGTTCGGCCGCGCGGACGCCGCCGACATCGGCGTCCCGGTCGTCCCGCTGGACGAGCTGCACGGCGGCCCGGCGCTGCGCCGCATCGCCGAGATGGGCGGCACGGTCCGGCTGAAGGCGAAGGTCGAAGCGGTCACCACCGACCCGAAGGTGGTGGTGGACGGCGTGCCGATCGCGGCGGACGCGGTGATCGTCGCGGTGCCGCACGACGCGGCGGCGAAGGTGCTGCCCGCGGAGGCGCTGCCGGACCCGCTGCGCTGGCGGGAGCTGGACTCCAGCCCGATCGTCAACGTGCACGTCGTCTACGACCGTCCGGTCATGGGCGAGCCGTTCGCCGCCGCGGTCGGCTCGCCCGCCCAGTGGATCTTCGACCGGACGGGGGTGAGCGGGCTGCGGGACGGCCAGTACCTGGCGGTCTCGCTGTCGGCCGCCGACCGCTGGATCGACCGGCCGACCGCCGAACTGCGAGACCGGTTCGTCCCGGAGCTGGCGCGGCTGCTGCCCGCGGCCCGGGGCGCCCGGGTGCGGGAGCTGTTCGTGACGCGCGAGCGCCGCGCGACGTTCCGGCAGCGTCCCGGCAGCGGCGCGGTGCGCCCGGCGGCCGCGACGAGGGCGCCGGGACTGTTCCTGGCCGGTGCGTGGACCGACACGGGCTGGCCCGACACCATGGAGGGCGCAGTGCGCAGCGGCCTGACCGCCGCTCGGCTGGTCCGCCGCCACCTGGAGGGGGTGAGGGACCGGTGA
- a CDS encoding polyprenyl synthetase family protein, producing the protein MTTVPVSMTDVRGLVDGALRAAVGRLDPRTYRVAAYHLGWTDAEGHPRAAPAGKALRPALALLSARASGAPQESALPGAVAVELTHAFSLLHDDIMDGDLTRRHRPAAWAVFGEADAILAGDALLSLAVEVLLEAPGQNSGRAARELSAATRRLIGGQARDLEFESRRSVGVDECVAMASDKTAALLACSCSIGAVLDGAPEPLCTALADFGSALGIAFQLVDDLLGIWGDPKVTGKPALSDLRSRKLSLPVVAALNAGTAQSERLAELYATPAADADEPADEASEDDTGDEDETSEEDARLEEMARLVEAAGGRAWAEAEAGRRIEAAGARIAAAGLPAGVRAEFLHIAHFVTGRDH; encoded by the coding sequence GTGACGACCGTTCCGGTCTCGATGACCGATGTCCGGGGGCTGGTCGACGGGGCGCTGCGCGCCGCGGTCGGCCGCCTCGACCCGCGCACCTACCGGGTCGCGGCCTACCACCTCGGCTGGACCGACGCCGAGGGGCACCCGCGGGCGGCCCCGGCGGGCAAGGCGCTGCGGCCCGCGCTCGCGCTGCTGTCGGCGCGCGCGTCGGGCGCGCCGCAGGAGAGCGCGCTTCCGGGCGCCGTCGCCGTGGAGCTGACGCACGCGTTCTCGCTGCTGCACGACGACATCATGGACGGCGACCTGACCCGGCGGCACCGGCCCGCGGCGTGGGCGGTGTTCGGCGAGGCCGACGCGATCCTCGCGGGCGACGCGCTGCTGTCGCTGGCCGTGGAGGTGCTGCTGGAGGCGCCCGGGCAGAACTCGGGACGGGCCGCGCGGGAGCTGTCGGCGGCGACCCGGCGGCTCATCGGCGGGCAGGCGCGCGACCTGGAGTTCGAGTCGCGGCGGAGCGTCGGCGTGGACGAGTGCGTCGCGATGGCGTCCGACAAGACGGCGGCGCTGCTGGCGTGCTCGTGCTCGATCGGGGCCGTGCTGGACGGGGCGCCCGAGCCGCTGTGCACCGCGCTGGCCGACTTCGGCTCCGCCCTCGGCATCGCGTTCCAGCTGGTCGACGACCTGCTCGGCATCTGGGGCGACCCGAAGGTCACCGGCAAGCCCGCGCTGTCGGACCTGCGGTCGCGCAAGCTGTCGCTGCCGGTGGTGGCGGCGCTGAACGCCGGGACGGCGCAGTCCGAGCGGCTCGCCGAGCTGTACGCGACGCCCGCCGCCGACGCGGACGAGCCCGCCGACGAGGCGTCCGAGGACGACACCGGCGACGAGGACGAGACCAGCGAAGAGGACGCGCGGCTCGAGGAGATGGCGCGGCTCGTGGAGGCGGCCGGCGGGCGGGCCTGGGCCGAGGCCGAGGCCGGGCGCCGCATCGAGGCCGCCGGAGCGCGGATCGCGGCGGCGGGGCTGCCCGCCGGAGTCCGCGCCGAATTCCTGCACATCGCCCATTTCGTCACAGGACGGGATCACTGA
- the shc gene encoding squalene--hopene cyclase: protein MTTTEPTEKPPAGKAPKTKAKLRAVEAAGAARTPAETLAAAREHLLALQSPEGWWKGELQTNVTMDAEDLLLREFLGVRTAADTREAARWIRSRQAADGTWANFHGGPSDLSTTVEAYVALRLDGDAPDAPHMARASAYVRAHGGVAETRVFTRFWLAMFGEWSWDDLPVLPPEMMFLPRWFPLNVYDFACWARQTIVPLTIVGSVRPVRPLPFDLPELRAARPARRSRRRGLPGWDEAFHALDRALHVYERRPVRGLREAALRRAGEWIVARQEADGCWGGIQPPWVYSLIALHLLGYRNDHPVIKRGLDGLERFTIRDEQGRRLEACQSPVWDTVLAMNALADAGAPADDPALRRAADWVLGEEIAGPGDWSVRRPNLPPGGWAFEFDNDVYPDTDDTAEAILALGRVDHPGAEPAIERAVRWTAGMVSKDGGFAAFDADNTRELCRRLPFCDFGEVIDPPSADVTAHVVEALAGRGMADSRTVKRAVVWLLRAQEDDGSWFGRWGANHVYGTGAVVPALIAAGVRPGGPAIRRAVRWLERHQRADGGWGEDLRSYDDPGWIGRGASTPSQTAWALLALLAAGERGPAVERGVQWLVEHQRPDGTWDEDHFTGTGFPGDFYINYHLYRLVFPISALGRYLRET, encoded by the coding sequence ATGACGACGACGGAACCGACCGAGAAGCCACCGGCCGGGAAGGCGCCGAAGACGAAGGCGAAGCTCCGGGCGGTCGAGGCGGCGGGCGCGGCGCGGACGCCCGCCGAGACGCTCGCCGCCGCCCGCGAGCACCTGCTCGCCCTGCAGTCCCCCGAGGGCTGGTGGAAGGGCGAGCTCCAGACGAACGTCACGATGGACGCCGAGGACCTGCTGCTGCGCGAGTTCCTCGGCGTCCGCACCGCCGCCGACACGCGAGAGGCGGCCCGCTGGATCCGCTCGCGGCAGGCCGCGGACGGCACGTGGGCGAACTTCCACGGCGGCCCGTCCGACCTGTCCACCACCGTCGAGGCGTACGTGGCGCTGCGGCTCGACGGGGACGCCCCGGACGCGCCGCACATGGCGCGGGCGTCCGCGTACGTCCGGGCGCACGGCGGCGTCGCGGAGACGCGCGTGTTCACCCGGTTCTGGCTGGCGATGTTCGGCGAGTGGTCGTGGGACGACCTGCCGGTGCTGCCGCCGGAGATGATGTTCCTGCCGCGCTGGTTCCCGCTGAACGTGTACGACTTCGCGTGCTGGGCGCGGCAGACGATCGTCCCGCTGACGATCGTGGGGTCGGTGCGTCCCGTCCGCCCGCTGCCGTTCGACCTGCCGGAACTGCGGGCCGCGCGGCCCGCCCGCCGGTCCCGGCGGCGCGGGCTGCCGGGCTGGGACGAGGCGTTCCACGCGCTCGACCGGGCCCTGCACGTGTACGAGCGGCGCCCGGTCCGCGGGCTGCGGGAGGCGGCGCTGCGCCGCGCCGGGGAGTGGATCGTCGCGCGGCAGGAGGCGGACGGCTGCTGGGGCGGCATCCAGCCGCCGTGGGTGTACTCGCTGATCGCGCTGCACCTCCTCGGCTACCGCAACGACCACCCGGTCATCAAGCGCGGGCTGGACGGCCTGGAGCGGTTCACGATCCGCGACGAGCAGGGCCGCCGGCTGGAGGCGTGCCAGTCGCCCGTGTGGGACACCGTCCTGGCGATGAACGCGCTCGCCGACGCGGGCGCGCCCGCCGACGACCCGGCGCTGCGCCGCGCCGCCGACTGGGTGCTCGGCGAGGAGATCGCCGGGCCCGGCGACTGGTCGGTGCGGCGCCCGAACCTGCCGCCCGGCGGGTGGGCGTTCGAGTTCGACAACGACGTCTACCCCGACACCGACGACACCGCCGAGGCGATCCTCGCGCTCGGCCGCGTCGACCATCCCGGGGCCGAACCGGCGATCGAACGCGCCGTCCGGTGGACGGCCGGGATGGTGTCGAAGGACGGCGGGTTCGCCGCGTTCGACGCCGACAACACCCGCGAACTCTGCCGCCGCCTGCCGTTCTGCGACTTCGGCGAGGTCATCGACCCGCCGTCCGCCGACGTCACCGCGCACGTCGTCGAGGCGCTCGCCGGGCGCGGCATGGCCGACTCGCGCACGGTGAAGCGCGCCGTGGTGTGGCTGCTGAGGGCGCAGGAGGACGACGGCTCGTGGTTCGGCCGCTGGGGCGCCAACCACGTGTACGGGACGGGCGCCGTGGTGCCCGCGCTGATCGCGGCGGGCGTCCGGCCGGGCGGACCCGCGATCCGCCGGGCCGTGCGGTGGCTGGAGCGCCACCAGCGGGCCGACGGCGGCTGGGGCGAGGACCTGCGCTCCTACGACGACCCCGGCTGGATCGGGCGCGGCGCGTCCACGCCGTCGCAGACCGCGTGGGCGCTGCTGGCGCTGCTGGCGGCCGGCGAGCGCGGCCCGGCCGTCGAGCGGGGCGTCCAATGGCTGGTCGAGCACCAGCGGCCGGACGGCACGTGGGACGAGGACCACTTCACCGGCACCGGCTTCCCCGGCGACTTCTACATCAACTACCACCTGTACCGGCTGGTGTTCCCCATCAGCGCGCTCGGCCGGTACCTCCGGGAGACCTGA